One segment of Rosa chinensis cultivar Old Blush chromosome 6, RchiOBHm-V2, whole genome shotgun sequence DNA contains the following:
- the LOC112172848 gene encoding uncharacterized protein LOC112172848 encodes MARFLLSFILASLLALTTLHGTHAIEFVVFNRALNTSGGVRFRNELGRNYTQQRMSAATNFIWNLFKETTAAERKNVPRVSLFVDDMDGIAYTINDEIHVGAKYIQGIKGDIKTDFNGVLFHEMTHVWQWNGKGQAPGGLIERIADFVRLKADYVPNGWVKPGEGQLWDEGYSVTARFLDYCNGLKQGFVAELNKKMRDGYSDNFFSQLLGKTVDQLWKDYKAKFGN; translated from the exons ATGGCTCGTTTTCTCTTGTCTTTCATCCTTGCCTCTCTCCTAGCCCTAACTACTCTGCATGGAACCCATGCAATCGAGTTCGTCGTCTTTAACCGGGCTCTCAACACCTCTGGCGGAGTCCGCTTCAGAAACGAGCTAGGGAGGAACTACACCCAGCAAAGGATGAGCGCTGCCACAAATTTTATCTGGAACCTCTTTAAAGAAACTACAGCTGCGGAGAGAAAGAACGTGCCACGAGTAAGCTTGTTCGTGGATGACATGGATGGCATCGCGTATACCATCAACGATGAGATTCACGTCGGGGCTAAATACATACAG GGTATAAAAGGTGACATCAAAACGGACTTCAATGGGGTGTTATTCCACGAGATGACACACGTGTGGCAGTGGAACGGTAAGGGTCAAGCTCCCGGCGGATTAATAGAAAGAATTGCAGATTTTGTGAGGTTGAAGGCCGACTATGTTCCTAATGGGTGGGTGAAACCGGGCGAGGGTCAGCTTTGGGATGAGGGGTATTCGGTTACTGCACGATTCCTAGACTACTGCAATGGCCTCAAGCAAGGGTTTGTGGCAGAACTTAACAAGAAGATGAGAGACGGTTACAGTGACAATTTCTTTAGCCAATTGCTTGGGAAAACAGTAGATCAGCTGTGGAAAGACTACAAAGCTAAATTCGGGAACTAA
- the LOC112172153 gene encoding uncharacterized protein LOC112172153 encodes MARFLLSLVFASLLALATVHETQAIEYIVENRALSTPGGVRFRDELGVDYTKQTMRDATEFIWNLFKQTTAAERRDTPRISLFVEDREGIAVSSNDIIHVSAKYIEDLSAANLKNDFNWVLYHEITHSLQWNGNGQAPTGVVEGIAEFVTLKSGFIPASFAKPGDGNSWDEGYSVTARFLDYCNGLKDGFVAELNKKMRDGYSNDFFNQLLGKTVEQLWNDYKAKYAN; translated from the exons ATGGCTCGCTTTCTCCTTTCATTGGTCTTTGCTTCTCTCTTAGCCCTAGCTACTGTCCATGAAACTCAAGCTATTGAGTACATCGTCGAGAACCGGGCTCTCAGCACCCCTGGCGGAGTCCGTTTTAGAGACGAGCTGGGTGTGGACTACACCAAGCAAACAATGAGAGACGCGACTGAATTCATTTGGAACCTCTTTAAGCAAACTACAGCTGCAGAGAGAAGGGACACACCGCGCATAAGCTTGTTCGTCGAAGATAGAGAAGGCATTGCAGTCTCCAGCAATGACATTATTCATGTTTCAGCCAAGTACATCGAG GACCTATCGGCAGCAAACCTCAAAAACGACTTCAATTGGGTACTTTACCATGAGATCACACACTCATTGCAGTGGAATGGAAACGGTCAAGCTCCTACCGGAGTGGTAGAAGGGATTGCTGAGTTTGTGACCTTGAAGTCTGGTTTTATACCCGCCTCGTTTGCAAAACCCGGTGATGGTAACAGTTGGGATGAGGGTTACAGCGTAACGGCACGGTTCCTGGATTATTGCAATGGCCTTAAAGACGGGTTTGTGGCAGAACTTAACAAGAAGATGAGAGATGGTTACAGTAACGATTTCTTTAATCAGTTGCTCGGGAAGACGGTCGAACAGCTGTGGAACGACTACAAAGCCAAATATGCAAACTAA
- the LOC112172814 gene encoding uncharacterized protein LOC112172814 yields MARFLLSFVFASLLALATVHETQAIEYIVENRALSTPGGVRFRDELGLDYTKQRMRDATDFIWNLFKETTAAERRDKPRISLFVEDREGIAVSSGDIIHVSAKYIQDLPAANLKNDFNWVLYHEITHSLQRNGKGQAPTGVVEGIAEFVTLKSGFIPASFAKPGDGNSWDEGYSVTARFLDYCNGLKDGFVAELNKKMIDGYSNDFFN; encoded by the exons ATGGCTCGCTTTCTCCTTTCATTTGTCTTTGCTTCTCTCTTAGCCCTAGCTACTGTCCATGAAACTCAAGCTATTGAGTACATCGTCGAGAACCGGGCTCTCAGCACCCCTGGTGGAGTCCGTTTTAGAGACGAGCTGGGCTTGGACTACACCAAGCAAAGAATGAGAGACGCGACTGATTTCATCTGGAACCTCTTTAAGGAAACTACAGCTGCAGAGAGAAGGGACAAGCCACGCATAAGCTTGTTCGTCGAAGACAGAGAAGGCATTGCGGTTTCGAGCGGTGACATTATTCATGTTTCAGCCAAGTACATCCAG GACCTACCGGCGGCAAACCTCAAAAACGACTTCAATTGGGTACTTTACCATGAGATCACACACTCATTGCAGAGGAATGGAAAAGGTCAAGCTCCTACCGGAGTGGTAGAAGGGATTGCTGAGTTTGTGACCTTGAAGTCTGGTTTTATACCCGCCTCGTTTGCAAAACCCGGTGATGGTAACAGTTGGGACGAGGGTTACAGCGTAACTGCACGGTTCCTGGATTATTGCAATGGCCTTAAAGACGGGTTTGTGGCAGAACTTAACAAGAAGATGATAGATGGTTACAGTAACGATTTCTTTAACTAG